A region from the Citrobacter koseri ATCC BAA-895 genome encodes:
- the prpE gene encoding propionate--CoA ligase, with translation MSFSEFYQHSITQPASFWAEQARRIDWQQPFTQTLDYSDPPFARWFCGGTTNLCHNAIDRWLDKQPDALALIAVSSETEEERTFTFSQLYDEVNVVASMLLSLGVQRGDRVLVYMPMIAEAHITLLACARIGAIHSVVFGGFASHSVAARIDDAKPVLIVSADAGARGGKTLPYKKLLDDAIAQAQHQPRHVLLVDRGLAKMARVPARDLDFASLRQQHLGARVPVAWLESNEISCILYTSGTTGKPKGVQRDVGGYAVALATSMDTIFGGKAGGVFFCASDIGWVVGHSYIVYAPLLAGMATIVYEGLPTYPDCGVWWKIVEKYRVSRMFSAPTAIRVLKKFPTAQIRNHDLSSLEVLYLAGEPLDEPTAAWVTETLDVPVIDNYWQTESGWPIMAIARALDDRPSRLGSPGVPMYGYNVQLLNEVTGEPCEVNEKGMLVIEGPLPPGCVQTIWGDDARFVNTYWSLFSRQVYATFDWGIRDADGYYFILGRTDDVINVAGHRLGTREIEESISSYPNVAEVAVVGVKDTLKGQVAVAFVIPKQSDTLEDRDVAQTEEKAIMSLVDSQIGNFGRPAHVWFVSQLPKTRSGKMLRRTIQAICEGRDPGDLSTLDDPASLQQIRQVIEE, from the coding sequence ATGTCTTTTAGCGAGTTTTATCAGCATTCCATTACGCAGCCGGCGTCGTTCTGGGCCGAGCAGGCCCGACGTATCGACTGGCAGCAGCCGTTTACCCAAACGCTGGATTACAGCGATCCGCCGTTTGCCCGCTGGTTTTGCGGCGGAACCACTAATTTGTGCCATAACGCTATCGACCGCTGGCTGGATAAGCAGCCGGATGCGCTGGCGCTGATTGCCGTCTCTTCTGAAACGGAAGAGGAGCGCACGTTTACCTTCAGCCAGTTGTATGACGAAGTGAACGTGGTGGCGTCGATGCTGTTGTCGCTGGGCGTGCAGCGTGGCGACCGGGTGCTGGTTTACATGCCGATGATTGCCGAGGCGCACATTACGCTGCTGGCCTGCGCGCGGATTGGCGCGATTCATTCGGTGGTGTTCGGCGGTTTTGCCTCGCACAGCGTAGCGGCGCGAATCGACGACGCTAAGCCGGTGCTGATTGTCTCGGCAGACGCCGGGGCGCGCGGCGGTAAGACTCTGCCGTATAAAAAGCTGCTGGATGATGCCATCGCGCAGGCGCAGCATCAGCCGCGCCACGTTTTGCTGGTGGATCGCGGGCTGGCGAAAATGGCGCGAGTACCGGCGCGCGATCTCGATTTTGCGTCGCTGCGTCAGCAGCATCTCGGGGCGCGGGTGCCGGTGGCCTGGCTGGAATCCAATGAGATCTCCTGCATTCTCTATACCTCCGGCACGACCGGAAAACCGAAAGGCGTACAGCGCGACGTCGGCGGCTATGCGGTGGCGCTGGCAACCTCGATGGACACTATCTTCGGCGGCAAAGCGGGCGGCGTGTTCTTTTGCGCGTCGGATATCGGTTGGGTTGTGGGGCACTCCTATATTGTCTACGCGCCGTTGCTGGCAGGAATGGCAACCATCGTTTATGAAGGATTGCCGACGTACCCGGACTGCGGCGTCTGGTGGAAGATCGTAGAGAAATACCGCGTCAGCCGGATGTTCTCTGCGCCAACCGCCATCCGCGTGTTGAAAAAGTTCCCGACGGCGCAGATCCGCAATCACGATCTCTCCTCGCTGGAGGTGCTCTATCTGGCTGGTGAGCCGCTGGATGAGCCGACGGCCGCCTGGGTGACGGAGACGCTGGATGTGCCGGTTATCGACAACTACTGGCAGACCGAGTCCGGCTGGCCGATTATGGCGATCGCCCGCGCGCTGGACGACCGGCCTTCACGGCTGGGCAGCCCCGGCGTACCGATGTACGGCTATAACGTGCAGTTGCTCAACGAGGTCACTGGCGAACCTTGCGAGGTGAACGAGAAGGGGATGCTGGTCATTGAGGGGCCGCTGCCGCCTGGCTGCGTTCAGACTATCTGGGGGGACGATGCGCGTTTTGTGAATACCTACTGGTCGCTGTTCTCACGTCAGGTGTACGCCACTTTCGACTGGGGGATTCGCGACGCGGACGGCTATTATTTCATCCTCGGGCGCACCGATGATGTGATCAACGTCGCCGGGCACCGTCTGGGCACGCGCGAGATCGAGGAAAGCATTTCCAGTTACCCGAACGTGGCGGAAGTGGCGGTGGTGGGGGTGAAAGATACGCTGAAGGGACAGGTGGCGGTAGCGTTTGTGATCCCGAAACAGAGCGACACGCTGGAGGACAGGGACGTGGCGCAAACGGAAGAGAAGGCGATTATGTCGCTGGTGGACAGTCAGATCGGTAATTTTGGCCGCCCGGCGCACGTCTGGTTTGTTTCACAGTTGCCGAAAACACGCTCTGGCAAAATGCTGCGTCGTACGATCCAGGCGATTTGCGAAGGCCGCGATCCGGGCGATTTGTCCACGCTTGACGATCCCGCTTCGTTGCAACAAATCCGTCAGGTGATTGAGGAGTAA